tcttttttttctccttgtaTATGCGTTCATACCCGCTGTACTCTCCTCGCGCAGTCGGCCTccttcaccccttttttctgttgtcACCTTTGCAGCAATTTTACCTTCCAAAAGTTGTGCGAAACGGAGAAGATAAGGTAAGCAAAAGTTGCAAGCGGAAAGGCGGCAGACGGCAGAACGGCAAAGTGGCCACCCTTATGCCCCTCAACCGCATATCCGCTCAACCGTgaacccccctttttcgcaGGCTAAAAGTAAAGATCATCGGAACGGATGGGAAGGTAATCAAAAACAAAAGCCTGGATAATGTTCTAATTAACAAGGTACCCACAAGACGCCACACGTGCGCACACACCAACACGctaacatgcacatgtatcAATGTACTCTACGAGCAGTGTATATATAGCATCATATTTTCCTATCATCGTCTGCGCGGCTGATGCCCCTCCCCTCTTGTTTACCCCACGCAGAACAAAACCTTCGGTGATTTGGCCACCCACCTGGGCCACTCGTTCAAGCTACCCGAggacaaaatagaaaacatCAAAATGTATTTCGACGGAGATTTGTGCGATAAGGGCCTTACATTTGGTAATTTTCGCGCAGCGGTGAAAAGCCACTCGCCTTTTATGTCGCATCTGTTGCAGTGCCTGCCATTCGCCTCTTATATCGCACCTGTTGCAGTGCCTGCCATTCGCCTCTTATGTCGCACCTGTTGCTGTGCCTGCCTCTACATCCGTTCTTTCCCTCCCATAACAGACAATGAGGAACTGGGACTGGAGGATGGCTTCCAAATAGACGTGAAGTTCCCCCCGTCCGACGTAATCAAATTGTTgcttttgcattttcataTCGATGGCCTTCagacataaaattatttcaatatCGACGTAATgatgtgtttttattttattttttttgttttttcattcccaTCAGGATAACGCTAATAAGGAAGACGAAGCAAACCTCAGTGATGACAACTACGTGCTGTACCTACCTGACTCGTACGTCATTGATTAGGTAGCGAACGGGGGAGGAGAACCACCCGTCCTTCttgttcaaaaaataaagcatttcttttcttttcctttcgtttcttttcctttcttttcttttcttttctttccttttctttccttttctttttttttttctttgctgtttccttttctcaCGTGACATGCACAAGTGagtaattctttaaaaagcCGAATGAGCAACGAACTGATGCGCTTAACGGATCAGCATCGTTCagacaatttatttttgaatgaaatatatttttttaattttatcaaacgATGTGGTATATGCGGTATACcaaatgtacacacatgtgtgtgtgtggtgGGACATACAAATTACTAAAACAtattcacgttttttttttattttttttttacaaaatggcgaatgcacattttaaaaaagtgacactttggggggggtggcgcagggaaagaaaaaaatgcacactgTGTAGCATAATATGCATAACGTTCGGAGAACCAAATAACAACCCGGAAGGTATAGTAAACCGGGGgttgaaacaaaaaaagggacgatACATCGTGCGAGCTGCGCATATGACAGTAACTGCAACACGGCCACTGCGCATATCTGCACAATGCGCGgcaaatacaaaaaaaaaaaaaaaaaggaaaaaaaaaagaaaaaagaaaaaaggtacacTTAACCCAAGTATGTCTACGCAGCGGCACTCAAAAATCCATCGGGACGTTCTGCCACGCCTGGAACGATTTTTCGTTAAATGTGCATTTCTTGGTGTACTTAGCAACTTTCAAAATGCCAATGTAAGCATATTTGCAATTGGCAATATTGCTAACATTTTCtggaaataatatataatcatCGGGGGTCACTTCGCTATACTTCACTTTGTACTTCTCCTTGTTTATTTCGACAATTGTGTATAAcgtcgttttttcttttaacatGTTAACCACATGTTGCATAATAACTTTTGGATCCAAATCGACATCCTCCAAAACgagttttataatttttttattattgtcaatatttttaattgtcTTTAAGTTCTCCAATTTTTCTCTATACGACAGATTAAATCCTCTCAGTGAAACCatcgtttctttttcttcaccaagGTCCCCGCATTGCGTCATATCCTTTGCTGCgtcattcgttttttctgcgttttccaaaatgtttgtcttcattttggggggttATATTTGCAGACTTGACTTTTACGTATGAAGGTAAAATGGGGTCTTTCGCCGATGAATCTTTCGTTGTTAATTTGCATGCCAAAGAAAGGTATATCCTTTTTGGTATACTTTTGTATGTATCAAATAGAGGggggggtggggaaaaaaaaaacgacactTTTGTGAATCTCCTTTGGTGTTGTGACAATGTTCGGGAGAAGTTGGACAGCCTTTTTCATCTCACATGGCATTCTCACCCCTAATGAAGACTCATTCCGTTCCGttccgttccttttttttttttttttttttttcccttcttaacaaactacataaaaatttggtTTATTAAGGCCGTTCTTTTTCACCACacgcatataatatatatgcttaaCGTAAACTTCGCCTAAATGGCCGAAATAAAGAAGGcataaagggggaaaaagaataaaagatGCTTAAATCCGCATCGTGAGAATTTAAATTTGCAAGATTCTGTTGCCTCCACTTAAAGATAATGAGATGCTTTTCAATTAAGTTGTAGCTTTATGGATagcttattttgttttttttatattatttttttttcattcatccgTATGGGAGAAATAATgcctattttttctcccctcttttgctttaactttttctaggaatatttttttttttctcactctATTCTGCGGAATGTACATAACAAACGTGTACTTGCGCTGCAAAAATCAAGATACTTTTGGATggccaaaaatattttcctggGGATCCCCCCTGTGctgcaaataaatatatacgcTTAAAAAATAGTGCGCGTCGCGGGAAAAATACGCCTATAATATGtggttaaataaaataacgagGAGAATTTTATCACCCTCGCAGCTGCGACAAATGAAGTGGGGGCAGGCTTACCATATGAAAAACtaatatatacgtacattgTTTATACGCATAGGtatattatacttttttttttttttttttacctaccATGCCAGTGCATTTTATCAATTATACTCATTGATGGAAACATAAAAcgacgcttttttttttttgccgctaGGGGTTGATATGCACTACCCCCCAGGTGGATGGTGGGGGCAGCGAtacttcatttttccctttttgtgttgTTGGTGGTTCTCACCGCTTCGCGCCAGATTCGAAACCCCCCCTCTGAAAAAGAGCTTAAAGTGCATTCAACCCGTGCAGGGGAAGAGAGCTCCACTACTCCTTGCTGACGGAAAAAGGATACCATTTGGTCGGTGAGAAAAAGCCGCCGTTGGTAAGCGAGGCGAGAAAAATGGCCCAAGccagaaaggggaaaagtgTTATACTTATACATATGCGTTGTGTCAATACGACGGGCGCTATGAAAaggtatacatataaatatatatactaagtacatacatatgtggcGGCATAGCATAAATTGCGCATCCCTCTACGGcaacgaaaaataaaaaaatgtaatcaCACAAATTGCAATACGACAAACGTTTGCGagttgttttattttattttattttttttgaccaCTTTTTAAGAATCaatataagtaaaaaatttacgtgACAATTTTTCACCACGAATTGAACTGTTCCCTTCTGAGTACAGTAAAATTTACGCAAAAGGTTAAacacaaaaggaaggaagaaacaaagaAAGCAACAAAGAAAGCAACAAAGAAAgcagcaaaggaaaaaacaaaggaagaaagccCTTGTGAAGGAGCCGCTTTTATTTAACCTGCATTTCACCCCTACAAATTTATTAAGAAGCTCCTTGCTTTATACCTCCCCCCTCCCAATCATGGTACGCATTTCCATACTTATGCATATGCCCCAC
This genomic stretch from Plasmodium cynomolgi strain B DNA, chromosome 14, whole genome shotgun sequence harbors:
- a CDS encoding hypothetical protein (putative): MKTNILENAEKTNDAAKDMTQCGDLGEEKETMVSLRGFNLSYREKLENLKTIKNIDNNKKIIKLVLEDVDLDPKVIMQHVVNMLKEKTTLYTIVEINKEKYKVKYSEVTPDDYILFPENVSNIANCKYAYIGILKVAKYTKKCTFNEKSFQAWQNVPMDF